The nucleotide window CGCCCTTCACCGAATTTATGAACATCGTAGCCCCAGCCCACACAGGGAATGGTCCGCTTATCACCTTCGATCTTCTTTAAATCTTCGGGGTTGGTCATCTTGATGTTACCCTCTTCTCCCTCACAAATATGAACATTTTTTCCGGCCATTTCCACCATGGAAGCATCATCGGTCACATCCCAGCTTTCATCGTCCGCCTGCTTATGAGCGGCGTAAAGGGTCGGCAACGCAAAGCCCTGCGGGGTCTGCACTGCTTTCAAACGGGAGCGGACTAACGTTTTCTCAACAATTCCGTCTTCCACTTCCTTGATGGTATCAGTTACATCCACTGCGGGAATGACCGCCTCATCACCGGAACGCAAACGATCGATAATTCCACTGACCATTTTCACCGAGGCAAAAGGACGCGCGGAATCATGAACCAGCACATGGGTACACCCTGAAGGCAGTTCATTCAAGCCGTTGAATACGGAATCCTGCCTGCGCTTACCCCCGGCTGTCACCTTAAAACGCATGCCAAGGGAGTCAGCACCGTCCAGCTTAGCCACAACTTCTCGCATCTCCTCTACCTGATCGGGGGGAAACACAAAGATTATACCGGAAACAGCGGGAGTATTGGAAAATGTAATTGCGGAATGCCAAAAGAGCGGAAGGCCCTTCCATTCAAGAAATTGTTTTTTGACCCCGCCTACGGCCTCTGCCAGACGGGTGCCGCTGCCTGCTGCCAGCAGTACGGCCCATGTTTCACCGGAGTTACTCATACTTTTTAAATCCTTTTAGATGCGCTACGCGCTTTTGATCGAAAGAGTTTGCCGCCGGCGGCTTAAACCCTTTGAAAAGGGTTTGTTCCACTGTCGTTATCCCTAAGACTCGCGGAGGACCACTCGCCTAAGGGCTAATGCAAGAATCCCAAACTTTTTTAGTAGGGCTTCGCCTGCATGATTGGCAAATCGTCAAATCATACGAAAAATATAAAAAAAAAGGGGCAGCCCTAAGGCTGCCCCTTTTTAATCTATACAATAAAAGAGGAGTCGGACTATAAGCCGGGTCTTGTATCCGCCGAAACGGATGATCATCATTCCTCTAGGATGCATGTTACCATACACCTCAAGCAACCTACCCGAAAGCTCGGCCGGGCCGGCCTCAAACACTTCCCTATTTGGTCTTGCTCCGGACGGGGTTTACCTGGCCGGACATGTCACCATGCCCGCCGGTGGGCTCTTACCCCACCGTTTCACCCTTACCCCGATGAATAATCACCGGGGCGGTCTGTTTTCTGTGGCACTTTCCCGGAATCACTTCCGCTGGGAGTTACCCAGCGCCCTGCCCTTTGGAGCCCGGACTTTCCTCCCCGGCATAAATGCCGCGGCGATGATCCGTCCAACTCCTAAGATATCTAACTCTTTTTATAAAAAAGAGTTAAGCCCCCGGCGATGAACCGAAGACAATTAAAACTATTTTTCGTCTTTACGGAGAGCTTTAGGCTTTGCAGCTTCAGGAATATGCTCAATCCAGTAAATGAGACGCTGGCAGTTGGGGCAGCTGAGAATCTGCTTGCCTTCCTGCAAAACATTGTATTCCTGCGGAGGAATCATGATGTTACAGCCAGCGCAGACAGCCTCTTCCACAGGTACGATAACCGGATGGGAAAGACGGGAACGGATAAACTCATAACGACCAAGAATAGGCTTGGGCACAACATCGCCAGCCTTGTTGCGGCGCTTGGTGAGTTTATTCAGTTTACTATTAGCTGCAGCCAGTTTTTCCTTGAGACCGGTACGCTTTTCTTCCAGCTCTTCGTCCAGTTCCTTGATTTTGCCGTCAATGTCAGCCTTAAGTTCGGTCTGACGGGCGGTTTCTTCAAGGACGGTAACCTTCTCTTCCTCGCGAAGCCTGTTCAACTTTTCAAGGTTGTCCATCTCGCGCATCATGGCGTGATATTCCTTGGTAGTACCAACCAGCATCAGCTTGCTTTTGCTCTTCTTAACCTTAACGGAATCTTCTTCGATTTCGGTATCGAGCTTTTTCTTCTGCTCCATGAGCAGGTCAAGCTTTTCGGTCAGCTGTAACTTGCGTTTTTCAAGGGATTCCTTGCGGGATTCAAGGGCAGCCACATCTTTGGGTGCCTGATCGATTTCCGCTTCAAGAAGGAGGATATCGTCATCAACCTTCTGTAAAACAACAAGCTGTTCTATCTGTTTTTCATACATTATGGGGTCCCCTTTTGCGGACGGCCTTTATAAAGGCCTCCGCCACATCGATGTTCGGAAACTTAACAATACAGTCCCGTAAGGCCTCTACGGTCCTGTGAATTCTCTTTTGTCATGACAGCCCGCTATTTCAGGGCCTGCGGACGCCTTCCCCTTGCACATGGTAGGCAAAAGGATTGCGTCCGCCGAAAAATTTAACTTCCACTTCTTTTCCGATATCTTCTCCGAGAAGAACGGAAAAACGGCGCATCATTTCTTCTTCCAGAGAAAAATGCCCCACATCAAGTACCGCGCCCACACTTTCCTGCGCAGGATGGTACTTAACATCCCCGGTAATGAATACATCCGCTCCAAGACCAAAAGCCTTATCCATGAACGAAGACCCTGAGCCGGGACACATGGCTACACAACCCACCTTTTCAGGTTCCGGACCGCACAGGGCCACTACCCCGCACCCGGCAAGCTGCGAAACACGCTCAACAAAATCCGCGAAAACAACCGGAGAGGAATACTCGCCGATACATCCGTATCCAAGTATATCACCGGCCTCGTTTTCCGCAACCTGATCAAGCACCCGCAGATTCTCAAGCTCAAGCTCACGCCCAAGCCACGAGACAGCTCCCTTGAATTGCACATCCAACGAGGTGTGCGAAGCAAAAAGAGTCGCCTCTGCGCAAAAGACCTGCTTCATTACATCATGAAACCAGTCCAGCTTTGCAGGCAGCTTTGCTTCAATAGCCAACGGATGATGGGTCAGAATAAACTGCGCCCCCCATTCAAGGGCTGAGGAAACAACCTGCGGCAACGGATCAAGGGCCACGGCAATCTTTGCCACATCTCTTTCCGGTCCCGCTATCTGAACACCGCAATTATCCCAAGGGGCAGCAAACCCCGAAGGAACAAGTGACTCGATCCTGCTGATAACTTCTGCTGTCTTCATAACGGTCACCATATACCCACTTACGCGGTCGCTCAATGCCGCACAGGGAAGATGTTCAATTATTTCCGCTCGTAATCAACTTCAACACATCAAAATACAATAAAATAATATGCTCCCGCAAGGGCTGTCCCCCGGGAGCACAACTGCTTTCTTAGGTTAGAAAGCGTAAAGATTCTGGATTATTTTTTGATATGCATCCATATGATATTAGTGGTGGGCCAACCAGGATTCGAACCTGGGACCATCCGGTTATGAGCCGGGGGCTCTGCCAACTGAGCTATTGGCCCGTTTCGCTAAGCGAGTCGAGCTTAATAGCCCAACAATTATCACCTTGTCAACACTTAAACAAAAATCAATTCCTCAAACAGGAGAATAACAACTAGCATAAAAACAAAACATTTAAAACCGATGCATTGCGAGTCAATGATCTTATTCTATCTCATTCTCACGAATATAGCGTATAACTGAAGTTGTTGAATACCCCGGTAACAGCGGCAAAGAAAGCACCTTTCCGCCACTTCCCTCAACAATATCACGTCCCACAATATTATCCACGGACCAGTCCCCACCCTTGATCAGCACATCGGGCTGCACTTTGTTGATCAGATTGTATGGTGTGTCCTCGTCAAAAAAGATCACATAATCAATGCAGGCCAGCCCGGCGAGGACAAAAGCACGCTGCTGCTGTCCGGTCACAGGTCTTTTTTCGCCTTTAATGGAGCGCACGGATTTATCGCTGTTCAGGCCGAGAATAAGCAGATCTCCCTGCTCACGGGCACGGGAGAGCAGATCCACATGTCCGGCATGCAGAATATCAAAGCAACCGTTGGTGAAAACAATTTTACGGTCAGCAGAAAAATCAGCCCTGATCTTTGCAAATTCATCAGCAGAGAGTATCTTGGGGCTGTTCAGTTCTATATTTAATTGTTCGGACAATGTATTATCTCCGGGAAATTATTTGATGCGCTTCGCGCTTTTTGATCAAAAGATTTTGCCTCCGGCGGCTTAAGACCTTTTTGAAAAAAGGTCTTAAGCATCCCAAAAACTTTTAATAAGGCTTCGCCGTGTTGCATGACAAACCGTCATAGACTTTAATAATCAGCAATCATAACTTGGCAAGGAGCAATCAGCTTGATCAACAACAAAATTACAATCCTGATCCTTGCCGCCCTGCCGTTCTATCTAAACGACTTCAACAATATTTTCATTAAACATGAACTGCTCTGGCTGGCAATTGACTATGGGGCGAAAATTATCCCACTGGGATTCCTGTTCTGTCTGCTGAAAAAAGAAACACTGAGCCGTGCGGACCTCGGCCTTGTGCCTTTACCCTTCAGACAGCTAATCTTCTGGACCATGGGCATAACAATTCTCGGCCTATGCCTTGATGAACCGGGCTTTGCACTCTGGTCCAAGTTGCTGCCGCCCCTGCGGCTGGGGTCTATCCCTATCAGCCCGGAATCACCGCTCTACACGCTGGACATGACTCTTGGCCTTGCGCTGGTCGCCATATCCGAAGAAGTACTCTTTCGCGGGTTTGCTTTCAGTGCCCTCAAAGAACGGAATTATTCCATCCACAAAATTTTCCTGATCTCAGCCCTGATCTTCGGCTTGATCCACTGGTCACAGGGGCCGGTCGCCATAATCGCAACCGCTATAACAGGATCAGGGCTCATGATCTGCATGTATTGCACAGGATCAATCTACCCGACCATCATCGCGCATTATGTGATTAATTATTTATCTTTTTCAGGAAAGGCTGTGGAATTTTGGGGGCTGTAAGATAAAAGCCCGCAATATTTTATAGTATTACGGGCTAATCTAGCACTATTTATCTAGCCACACGGCGAAGCCTAACAAAAAGTTTAGGAGAGTCCAGAGAACCCTTTCCAAAGGGTTCTTTGGTCCCCGAAGGGCCGCCGGAGGCATTCCTATGCCTTAGGCGATAAATTCTCAGAAGAACCGAGTACGATCAGCTCTACCCAATCGAGGGCGAAGCTGAGACATTCTTCCTCGTCATTAAGGATAGCCTGCTGGCGTTCCTCAGAAATATCAAGACGGGAGAATACGTTCATGTCCTTGATGAAATTCATGAAATTATCCACCTGATAAAGGGCGAGAAAAACCATGTTCAACTTGCGCTCATCAAGAACGACTCCGGCCTTACGGGCACGGTTCATGATACGCATGTAGCGGTCATTAACTTCGTTGTATGGTTCAAGACCCTGATCTTTAAGCCATTCATCGCTGGTCCAAGCCTTATCTTCTTCAAATCCGCGACAGTGCCGTTCCTGCACGATGAAAAACTGCTCAATAGTCTCACCCTCCTCGCTCATGCGTGAAGCACGGCCAAGAGGATAGGTACGACAGGCACCGGGACGGTTTTCGTAAATGGAACAACCTTCATCACGTACGAAAGGACAGCTGCGCTTGGCATTGTCGAGCATGCGCAACTTGCACATGGGAAAGCCGACACTGGGTGTACGGGTGATCTCTGCATGGTTGTGAATAAATTTCTTGCTATCGTGCCCCAGCCCTTTGCGCAGACGGAGTACATCGTAAGGGGTGAGCATCAGATTGAGGTCACCGCAACAGGCGTTGAAACAGCGAACTCCCGGATGACAGGCAAAGCCGAAAGTCTTACCGGGTTCAAGTTCAGGCAGATTATTAAGAAAATCTTGGGTTTGATCGTGGTCGGACATGGCCCTCTCCCTGTATTTGTCTATCCGGCCAGAATCCCCTTCCGCACCAGATACTGCATCTTTTTATCAAGGTCGGACTGAAGAAGCCTCTCTCCATCAGCCATTATCTGCAATATTTCGCTCCGCGGATGCATGGCCTGCATTTTGTATTTATTACCCAATGCATTGCCTTTCTGTGCTTCATTGCTGTAACTGGCAAAACCGGTCCGCTTGCGGTGCAAGATGTGCAGATGTCCCTGATAAACAGGATATTCACCCTTCAGGCAACTGCGCAAATCATGCTCCAGATCGTCATACTGCGACGGAGAAAGGAACAGGGAAAAGCCTCCGTTGTCAAGCAGCTTCTGTGTCCTGAACAGATGACAACACCCGGTAACCGAACCGCAGGGGCGCATGAAATCAAAATATCCGCTGTCTAAAAGATAGAGATGCAGGTCCGAACAACGAAACGGATTAGGCGCAATCTTGGTCAAATCAACTTCCGGCCCCTCGCCTTCATCACCCACAGGCTGGATGACATGCAAATCCACGGACTGCATTACTGCCGGAGCGGCATGATCCAAGACCTTACAACCCCAGACCCCGGCTTCGGGATAAGCATCAACCGCCGCACCAAAACGGGAAATCCAATCCGGCTGCACTTCGACGTCATCATCAAGGTAGACCGCAAAATCACATTCCTGAACCTGTGGTTCCTTCATGAGCCAATTGCGGGCAGCGGCAGCTCCTACGTTTACAGGCAGATCAATGCGCACCATCTGCTTACCGAACTCGTACTGCCACTTGTTAATGATCTCGGCTGTTCCGTCTGACGAGCCGTTATCAAGCATAAAAATTGTAGCCCCGTGCAGCTCGGATGCGTGTAAAGAAGCAAGGGTCGCATCCAGTTCTTCAGCCTTATTAAAGCAGTAAAGAAGAATAGCCAGACTTCCGGGCAAAGGAACAGTTTTCTCGTCCAGCCCGCAAGCCAGATCATGCAAACGCATGGCTTCTGAAACCCGCCACGGCTGCCCATCCACAGCCCCGGCAAGAATTGACGTAGCTGTTTCGCGCTCATCCAGCTTAAGAGCAACTGAAGCAACAAGATGGGCAATATTATGCAAACCGAATACATCAGAAGCGGACATAAGCAGCGGAAAAGCTTCGGCAGCATTGCCGCCCATGTAATGAAAAAAAGCTCTACTAAGATTGATTGCCGGGATGATCTCAGCTGGGAATTCCCCGGACAGAAGCTCCTGTCCGAATTTAAAATCCGCAAAAGCCCCGGCATGAACCAAGCCCTGCTGTATCCAGAAGAGATTGCCCGGTTCCTTTTCAAGGGAAGAAAGAATGTACTTTTTTACCTTTTCATCATCCCGCTTAGATACGATGCGCATAAAATAGGAGAGATTCGCGGGCTTATCCCACAGGGCAACAATGCCCTTAAGGCAAGAAGATACTGAGGCAGGAAAAAGTGGAAGCAAGCCTTCGATCTGGGCCAGCTGTGCAGCCATATTTCCATCCAGAGGATTAGATACATAGGCCGCTAACAACAATTCAACGCCCAGCTGCGGATCGGACTCCAGAGCGTGCACTCCGATTTCAAAAAGATGTTTCGCCCCCACAGAACCGATCAAGAGCTTGCGGCGCACAGGCTCGTGCATATCAGACCAGTAAGTATCGCTGTAAAGTTTGCCCATGTATATTCCCTTCTCACTAACGGATGGATAATTTCCAACCCACGTTAACCAAAAGGCATATGATCCACAACACCCCAAGTAAAAAGGGAAGAGCTTCAAATCACTCTTCCCTTCATGCATAGCCAATATGGCACTAAAAACTACTTCTTAATCAACCCGTCAATATCCGGCAAAGCAATCTGTGGTTTGTCTCCAGGCAAAGAGGAGTAGACTTTCAGCAAAGACTGAGCCTTGGCTGTGCTGGACATGAAAGAACGCACGATCCTGCGGTTCAGACGCCCCATTTCACTGCGCAATTCCGCATCTCCAATGAGCTTCTTCATACTCGCAGCTAAAGCTTCGGTATCTTCCACTTCACATAGAAAACCGTTAACCCCGTCGCGGATAAGTTCGCCTGTTCCGCCAGCATTGGTGCAGATGGCGGCCAGCCCGCACTCGAAAGCTTCCAGCAGGGTGTTAGGCATGGATTCCTGACGCGAACTCATGACGTAAATATGCGAGGTCGCCAGCAGTTTGACCACTTCCTCATGGGAGATGTAACCGGGACACTCAATACGTTTCAGAGTTGCCGCAGAAGCAACATCACGGTAGGCGGAAAGGTCTTCCATGCCCACGGCAATAAAACGCACGCCTTCGCACTTATCCTGCGCAAGAAGACGGTCTACGGACTTGATGAAAACATCCGGCCCCTTGGCATGACCCTCATTACCCACGTAGATGATGGAAGTTTCCGCTGCCCGTTTAGGCTTGCGGCCCCCGCCCACAAAGGAATTGTAGACCACCTGCGCCCGCTTAGGCAGAACTCCATGCTTGAGCAGAACTTCACGGCTCTTGGCTGAATTGCAGATATATCCGTTACCGATGAGCGAAAATATCGGTGCCAGCGGATTGGGCTTGTAGATAACGCCCCGGTTAAAGAAAAGTTTGAATTTGCGCCCGCCCAGCAATGACAATCCCTTGGAAATGCAACCGATCTTGACCGCGCGGTTGTGATAGGTATGGACCACATCCACCTGATGCTCTTCAATTACATGGGACAGAAAAGTTGCCGCAGTGAGCATGTTCTTGAAATCATCCAAAATGATAACTTCCACGCCCAGCTCTTCCAGTTCCGGGATGAGCTTGGAACCGGGAGCCAACACAGCAACTACGCCAAGACCGGCCTGACGCATGGCCCGGGCACTGTTGATAAGCTGCCTGCTGCCGCCGGAAAGCTTTTCCGTATCGGTGATGTAGAGCACCTTGCCGATATCATTGCGTTTGGTGAAAAATTTGAAGCAGACCATAGCTGAAGCTTCATTGGAATACATGAGCAACCGTTTCTTGATCCAAGCGACGTCCTTACTGCTGCCTACACCGATA belongs to Marinifilum sp. JC120 and includes:
- the ispD gene encoding 2-C-methyl-D-erythritol 4-phosphate cytidylyltransferase codes for the protein MSNSGETWAVLLAAGSGTRLAEAVGGVKKQFLEWKGLPLFWHSAITFSNTPAVSGIIFVFPPDQVEEMREVVAKLDGADSLGMRFKVTAGGKRRQDSVFNGLNELPSGCTHVLVHDSARPFASVKMVSGIIDRLRSGDEAVIPAVDVTDTIKEVEDGIVEKTLVRSRLKAVQTPQGFALPTLYAAHKQADDESWDVTDDASMVEMAGKNVHICEGEEGNIKMTNPEDLKKIEGDKRTIPCVGWGYDVHKFGEGRPMVLGGVPIAGGPQVIAHSDGDVLLHALSDAILGLFGGGDIGHHFPDTSAECENMSSGIILKEVLVKSEEAGVEIVHVDLTVISQIPKLSPHRELIRKNIASVMGLDKAQVNVKATTEEKLGFTGEKKGIKAVAAVTGLKQI
- a CDS encoding Nif3-like dinuclear metal center hexameric protein; this encodes MKTAEVISRIESLVPSGFAAPWDNCGVQIAGPERDVAKIAVALDPLPQVVSSALEWGAQFILTHHPLAIEAKLPAKLDWFHDVMKQVFCAEATLFASHTSLDVQFKGAVSWLGRELELENLRVLDQVAENEAGDILGYGCIGEYSSPVVFADFVERVSQLAGCGVVALCGPEPEKVGCVAMCPGSGSSFMDKAFGLGADVFITGDVKYHPAQESVGAVLDVGHFSLEEEMMRRFSVLLGEDIGKEVEVKFFGGRNPFAYHVQGEGVRRP
- the rfaE2 gene encoding D-glycero-beta-D-manno-heptose 1-phosphate adenylyltransferase gives rise to the protein MSEQLNIELNSPKILSADEFAKIRADFSADRKIVFTNGCFDILHAGHVDLLSRAREQGDLLILGLNSDKSVRSIKGEKRPVTGQQQRAFVLAGLACIDYVIFFDEDTPYNLINKVQPDVLIKGGDWSVDNIVGRDIVEGSGGKVLSLPLLPGYSTTSVIRYIRENEIE
- a CDS encoding CPBP family intramembrane metalloprotease; this encodes MINNKITILILAALPFYLNDFNNIFIKHELLWLAIDYGAKIIPLGFLFCLLKKETLSRADLGLVPLPFRQLIFWTMGITILGLCLDEPGFALWSKLLPPLRLGSIPISPESPLYTLDMTLGLALVAISEEVLFRGFAFSALKERNYSIHKIFLISALIFGLIHWSQGPVAIIATAITGSGLMICMYCTGSIYPTIIAHYVINYLSFSGKAVEFWGL
- a CDS encoding YkgJ family cysteine cluster protein, yielding MSDHDQTQDFLNNLPELEPGKTFGFACHPGVRCFNACCGDLNLMLTPYDVLRLRKGLGHDSKKFIHNHAEITRTPSVGFPMCKLRMLDNAKRSCPFVRDEGCSIYENRPGACRTYPLGRASRMSEEGETIEQFFIVQERHCRGFEEDKAWTSDEWLKDQGLEPYNEVNDRYMRIMNRARKAGVVLDERKLNMVFLALYQVDNFMNFIKDMNVFSRLDISEERQQAILNDEEECLSFALDWVELIVLGSSENLSPKA
- a CDS encoding glycosyltransferase family 2 protein, which codes for MGKLYSDTYWSDMHEPVRRKLLIGSVGAKHLFEIGVHALESDPQLGVELLLAAYVSNPLDGNMAAQLAQIEGLLPLFPASVSSCLKGIVALWDKPANLSYFMRIVSKRDDEKVKKYILSSLEKEPGNLFWIQQGLVHAGAFADFKFGQELLSGEFPAEIIPAINLSRAFFHYMGGNAAEAFPLLMSASDVFGLHNIAHLVASVALKLDERETATSILAGAVDGQPWRVSEAMRLHDLACGLDEKTVPLPGSLAILLYCFNKAEELDATLASLHASELHGATIFMLDNGSSDGTAEIINKWQYEFGKQMVRIDLPVNVGAAAARNWLMKEPQVQECDFAVYLDDDVEVQPDWISRFGAAVDAYPEAGVWGCKVLDHAAPAVMQSVDLHVIQPVGDEGEGPEVDLTKIAPNPFRCSDLHLYLLDSGYFDFMRPCGSVTGCCHLFRTQKLLDNGGFSLFLSPSQYDDLEHDLRSCLKGEYPVYQGHLHILHRKRTGFASYSNEAQKGNALGNKYKMQAMHPRSEILQIMADGERLLQSDLDKKMQYLVRKGILAG
- a CDS encoding glycosyltransferase, with protein sequence MLGKSVPVFCYHAVCEEDGHSPATFASHLDMMLEMGFKTITAEHLFEICMGRKPIDDNYVVLTFDDCHISNWINVVPLLEERGMTGIFFAVSDFIDKGKIRSGEDVKEILPMRDSFIRALSENDNSQFMNEAELKSLVHDKGMEVYAHTCRHQGCFKDFRFQGNFSADSHWSTWAVYRKFNPELPTFDYGSAFAYNGLWPQFRKGKVSFKRRSDDERRKFIREDFKRSLDKIKKINGARRQFFCWPWGDFDSIGMQEAAAAGFSGTFTLERSANMLGTDPMRINRIGVGSSKDVAWIKKRLLMYSNEASAMVCFKFFTKRNDIGKVLYITDTEKLSGGSRQLINSARAMRQAGLGVVAVLAPGSKLIPELEELGVEVIILDDFKNMLTAATFLSHVIEEHQVDVVHTYHNRAVKIGCISKGLSLLGGRKFKLFFNRGVIYKPNPLAPIFSLIGNGYICNSAKSREVLLKHGVLPKRAQVVYNSFVGGGRKPKRAAETSIIYVGNEGHAKGPDVFIKSVDRLLAQDKCEGVRFIAVGMEDLSAYRDVASAATLKRIECPGYISHEEVVKLLATSHIYVMSSRQESMPNTLLEAFECGLAAICTNAGGTGELIRDGVNGFLCEVEDTEALAASMKKLIGDAELRSEMGRLNRRIVRSFMSSTAKAQSLLKVYSSLPGDKPQIALPDIDGLIKK